The Plectropomus leopardus isolate mb chromosome 7, YSFRI_Pleo_2.0, whole genome shotgun sequence genome window below encodes:
- the ube3d gene encoding E3 ubiquitin-protein ligase E3D — MADLEMPAKTHGVGVFLELRRRLQSGLLIVGKDVAKSPADVVVTGGDSSLNIRTPRGHLSLSLPAGVTFEQGSCVPTPAGESCGEELHFRLRISVMQSANEEASDSMMETLRAKETYCFYCQGCMTRLLEDRVFQRVLPLPNGNWNAIVDDWCCHPDPFANKKLLPRAEDCLLGDSFLLLARDSSCEQTLTEEVSAAGSEDSQVAKKPCRKLTLVSCKSCSSVLGEAVAAETLKLYITQVVVEPAVGDRKPEASLHRSLFLEKTVAARLLGLSTSLSTFHFSVQTPDGKAFLLLWLLNSDSITASVPETCVGGERSISSPALHSPSPGAARALKLLYTACSDTGIQQRDIVTSWEVNAIGHPVVLPLKVCEELLQVIDDSNSTLPASMRRMRSYEVAYLRL; from the exons ATGGCAGACCTCGAGATGCCAGCCAAAACACATGGAGTTGGGGTCTTCTTAGAGCTGAGGAGAAGGCTCCAGAGTGGACTGCTTATTGTCGG GAAAGATGTTGCCAAAAGTCCTGCCGATGTGGTCGTGACAGGCGGAGATTCTTCTCTCAACATCCGGACCCCCAGAGGCCATTTAAGCTTGAGTTTGCCGGCAGGAGTCACCTTCGAGCAGGGATCCTGTGTTCCAACACCTGCGGGAGAATCCTGCGGAGAGGAGCTGCATTTCAGATTGCGCATCAGTGTCATGCAAAGCGCAAATGAAG AGGCGTCTGACAGCATGATGGAGACACTCCGGGCAAAAGAGACTTATTGCTTCTACTGCCAGGGCTGCATGACGAGGCTGCTCGAGGACAG AGTGTTTCAGAGAGTTCTTCCTCTCCCTAACGGCAACTGGAACGCCATCGTGGACGACTGGTGTTGCCACCCTGATCCATTTGCTAACAAGAAGCTGCTGCCCCGAGCAGAGGATTGTTTACTGGGTGACTCGTTCCTCCTCCTGGCCAGAGACAGCAGCTGTGAACAGACTCTCACTGAGGAAGTGAGTGCTGCTGGCTCAGAGGACAGTCAAGTTGCAAAG AAGCCCTGCCGCAAACTGACACTTGTCTCCTGCAAGAGCTGTTCTTCAGTGCTGGGAGAGGCTGTCGCAGCAG AGACCCTGAAACTGTACATCACACAGGTGGTGGTGGAGCCCGCTGTGGGAGACAGAAAGCCAGAAGCTTCTCTTCACAG ATCCCTCTTCCTGGAGAAGACTGTAGCAGCCCGGCTGTTGGGGCTGTCCACCTCACTGAGCACCTTCCACTTCTCTGTCCAGACTCCTGATGGAAAAGCCTTCTTATTG ctctggcTGCTGAACAGCGACTCCATCACAGCGTCAGTCCCAGAAACGTGTGTCGGGGGTGAGAGGTCTATCAGCTCCCCCGCTCTTCACAGTCCATCACCCGGAGCTGCCAGAGCCCTGAAACTCCTCTACACCGCCTGCTCTGACACAGGCATCCAGCAGAGAGA cattGTAACGAGTTGGGAGGTCAACGCCATCGGACATCCTGTAGTGCTGCCGCTGAAGGTGTGTGAGGAGCTGCTGCAAGTTATAGACGACAGCAATTCTACGCTTCCTGCATCTATGCGTCGCATGAGATCCTATGAG